GCTCCGCACCTCCCTCGCCGTCGAGCCCCTGACCTGTTCCCTCGGCGCCGAGCTCTCCGGCGTGAGCCTCGCCGACGCCGCGCGTGACGACGACCTGTTCGCCGAGATCAAGATGCTGCTGCTCGAGCACAAGGTGCTGTTCCTGCGCGACCAGGACATCACGCGCGCCGACCACGTCGCCTTCGCCGAACGCTTCGGACCGCTGGAGGACCACCCGGTGGCCGGCAGCGACCCGGAGCACCCGGGCCTGGTCCGGATCTACAAGGACATGGACAGCCCGGCCGAGCACTACGAGAACGCTCTCCACACCGACGGCACCTGGCGCGAGAACCCTTCCATGGGAGCCGTACTCCGCTGCGTCGAGTCGCCCCCGGTGGGCGGTGACACCATCTGGGTCAACATGGTCGAGGCCCACCGCCGCCTCCCGGAGCACATCAAGACGCAGATCCAGGACCTGCGCGCCCGGCACAGCATAGAGGCGACCTTCGGCGCGGTCATGCCCGGGGAGCAGCGTCACGCGCTGGCGGCCCGGTTCCCGGACGCGGAGCACCCGGTGGTGCGCACCCACCCGGAGACCGGCGAGGAGATCCTCTTCGTCAACGCTTTCACGACCCATTTCGTCAACTACCACACGCCCGCGAACGTCCGCTTCGGCCAGGACTACGCGCCGGGCGCCGCGCAGCTGCTGAACTACCTGATCAGCCAGGCCTCGGTGCCCGAGTACCAGGTCCGCTGGCGCTGGCGGAAGAACAGCGTGGCCATCTGGGACAACCGCTCGACCCAGCACTACGCCGTCCAGGACTACTGGCCCGCCGTCCGCAAGATGGAGCGCGCCGGAATCGTCGGCGACAAGACCTTCTGACCCTGCTTTTCCATCAACAGCAGTTGAGGTGATGACAATGGGGTTTCTCACCACTGCGGCACCCGCCCCGGAGAGAACCGGTACCGGCTCCTCGGAATGGCCCGTGTCCCGGCGCTACGCCTGGGTGGTCTTCGCACTGAGTTTCGCACTCCTGCTCTCGGACTACATGTCCCGTCAGGTGCTCAACGCCGTTTTCCCGATGCTGAAGGCCGACTGGCTGCTCTCGGACGCCCGGCTGGGCTCCCTCAGCGGCGTCGTGGCTCTGATGGTCGGTCTGCTCACCTTCCCCCTCTCGCTGCTGGCCGACCGGTGGGGCAGGGTGAGGTCCCTCGTCGTAGCGGCGACGATATGGAGCCTGGCGACCCTGTGCTGCGCGGTCGCGGCGAGCTACGGCCAGATGTTCACCGGCCGGCTCTTCGTCGGCATCGGTGAAGCCGCGTACGGCAGCGTGGGCATCGCCGTGGTCCTCAGCGTCTTCCCGCGCGCCTTGCGGGCGACGCTCTCGGGGGCCTTCATCGCCGGCGGGGCGTTCGGCTCGGTCCTGGGCATATCCATAGGCGGAGCCGTGGCCGAGGCGTACGGCTGGCGCTGGGCCTTCGGCGTGATGGGTGTCCTCGGTCTGGTGCTCGCCGGTGTCTACGCCGTCGTGGTCACCGAGAAAAGGCTGACGCCTCGGACGGACCCGCCCGAAGACGGGGCGGGTCGCACGGACACGGACGACCGGCTCCGTGTGCTCCTGCCGCGGCTGTTCTCCTCCGTCTCGGTGGTCAGCGCCTACATCGGCAGCGGTCTGCAGCTGTTCATCGCGGGCGCCCTGATCGCCTGGCTGCCCAGTTACTTCAACCGCTACTACGAGATGCCGACCGCGAAGGCCGGTGCGACCGCGGGGCTCTTCGCCCTGATGATCGGCATCGGCATGGTCACCGGCGGAATCGCCTCGGACCGCTTCAG
The Streptomyces sp. NBC_01296 DNA segment above includes these coding regions:
- a CDS encoding TauD/TfdA dioxygenase family protein gives rise to the protein MPETLRPKQHALALVRPQALRTSLAVEPLTCSLGAELSGVSLADAARDDDLFAEIKMLLLEHKVLFLRDQDITRADHVAFAERFGPLEDHPVAGSDPEHPGLVRIYKDMDSPAEHYENALHTDGTWRENPSMGAVLRCVESPPVGGDTIWVNMVEAHRRLPEHIKTQIQDLRARHSIEATFGAVMPGEQRHALAARFPDAEHPVVRTHPETGEEILFVNAFTTHFVNYHTPANVRFGQDYAPGAAQLLNYLISQASVPEYQVRWRWRKNSVAIWDNRSTQHYAVQDYWPAVRKMERAGIVGDKTF
- a CDS encoding MFS transporter, whose protein sequence is MSRRYAWVVFALSFALLLSDYMSRQVLNAVFPMLKADWLLSDARLGSLSGVVALMVGLLTFPLSLLADRWGRVRSLVVAATIWSLATLCCAVAASYGQMFTGRLFVGIGEAAYGSVGIAVVLSVFPRALRATLSGAFIAGGAFGSVLGISIGGAVAEAYGWRWAFGVMGVLGLVLAGVYAVVVTEKRLTPRTDPPEDGAGRTDTDDRLRVLLPRLFSSVSVVSAYIGSGLQLFIAGALIAWLPSYFNRYYEMPTAKAGATAGLFALMIGIGMVTGGIASDRFSRRDPIRKWSVAICCSVGSLVLLMTAFRLPAGPVQLLALALGALLCAGTAGPGAAMVANLTPAAIAATAFATLTLAQSLLGLAPGPAVTGMLADRLGLLGALRLVPLVALAATAAFLIGRRRYTRDLHRLTAPAATGRAEEPETSP